A genomic region of Methylobacterium durans contains the following coding sequences:
- a CDS encoding [protein-PII] uridylyltransferase, whose product MFDAAAALSKVLDNLDREAREPTKLRAILVPELRAVIERGHKEAEKQLLRDRDGIACAQALSNLTDAVVRAIHDAVVWRLYPNDNPSTGEQLAVVATGGYGRGTMAPGSDIDLLFLLPYKQTAWSESVVEAMLYVLWDLKLKVGHATRSVEECLREGRADMTIRTALLEARFLFGARSLFEELVTRFDAELVMGTAHEFVEAKLRERDARVAKAGASRYLVEPNVKDGKGGLRDLNTLFWIAKYTYRVRDQAELVAAGLFTPEEFKLFERCDEFLWRVRCHMHFATGRAEERLSFGLQPRIAERIGFGARGGLSGVERFMKAYFLIAKDVGDLTAIVCAELEARHAKRTPVLDRWIGRFRDRFRATAIEAEDFWIDHGRVNLRAEDAFERDPVNLIRLFWLADRHNLAIHPDAKRLANRSLRLINPTLRADEEANRLFLDILTSKNSPETILRQMNEAGVLGRFIPDFGRIVAMMQFNMYHHFTVDEHLLRTLGVLAAIDSGRAEEEFPLVSRLIGTIHNRTALYVAILLHDIAKGRPEDHSIAGAAIAQKLGPRFGLSQAETEMVAWLVEHHLLMSMTAQSRDLSDPKTIEKFASVVQTLERLRLLAILTVADITAVGPGVWTAWKGTLIRTLYDETEVVLSGGHSEIARTDRVRLIQMALREQLSAWSSEEFDAYAARHNQAYWLKVEAVRQFKNAGFIKRLTGEGRTVATEVETDPVRGVTELTVYSPDHPRLLAIVTGACAAAGGNIVDAQIFTTTDGFALDSIFVSRAFERDEDELRRAKRITAAIERALKGEIKIAELVADKHPPTSTRAKTFPVPPDVFIDNALSSRETVVEITGLDRPGLLYELTTALSRLSLNITSAHVATFGERAVDVFYVTDLTGTRVIQPDRQAAIRSAVMEVFAGDVAALKAEGLEALVAAPPPREA is encoded by the coding sequence ATGTTCGACGCTGCCGCCGCCCTGAGCAAAGTCCTCGACAACCTCGATCGCGAGGCCCGTGAGCCGACGAAGCTGCGCGCCATCCTCGTGCCGGAGCTGCGCGCCGTGATCGAGCGCGGCCACAAGGAGGCGGAGAAGCAGCTCCTGCGCGACCGGGACGGCATCGCCTGCGCGCAGGCCCTGTCGAACCTCACCGACGCCGTGGTGCGGGCGATCCACGACGCGGTCGTCTGGCGCCTCTATCCGAACGACAATCCCTCGACCGGCGAGCAACTCGCGGTGGTGGCCACCGGCGGCTACGGCCGGGGCACGATGGCCCCGGGCTCGGACATCGATCTCCTGTTCCTGCTGCCCTACAAGCAGACCGCGTGGTCGGAGAGCGTCGTCGAGGCGATGCTCTACGTGCTCTGGGACCTCAAACTGAAGGTCGGCCACGCCACGCGCTCGGTGGAGGAGTGCCTGCGCGAGGGGCGCGCGGACATGACGATTCGCACCGCGCTCCTCGAGGCGCGCTTCCTGTTCGGCGCGCGCAGCCTGTTCGAGGAACTCGTCACCCGCTTCGACGCCGAACTGGTGATGGGCACGGCCCACGAGTTCGTCGAGGCGAAGCTGCGTGAGCGCGATGCCCGCGTCGCCAAGGCCGGCGCCTCCCGCTACCTCGTCGAGCCGAACGTCAAGGACGGCAAGGGCGGCCTGCGCGACCTCAACACCCTGTTCTGGATCGCGAAATATACCTACCGGGTGCGCGATCAGGCCGAGCTCGTCGCGGCCGGCCTGTTCACGCCCGAGGAGTTCAAGCTGTTCGAGCGCTGCGACGAGTTCCTGTGGCGGGTGCGCTGCCACATGCACTTCGCCACGGGCCGGGCGGAGGAGCGCCTCTCCTTCGGGCTGCAGCCGCGGATCGCGGAGCGGATCGGCTTCGGTGCGCGCGGCGGTCTGTCGGGCGTCGAGCGCTTCATGAAGGCGTATTTCCTGATCGCCAAGGACGTCGGTGACCTCACTGCCATCGTCTGTGCGGAACTCGAGGCGCGCCACGCCAAGCGAACACCGGTCCTCGACCGCTGGATCGGCCGCTTCCGCGACCGTTTCCGGGCGACCGCCATCGAGGCGGAGGATTTCTGGATCGACCACGGCCGGGTGAACCTGCGCGCCGAGGACGCCTTCGAGCGCGATCCCGTCAACCTGATCCGGCTGTTCTGGCTCGCCGACCGGCACAACCTCGCGATTCACCCGGATGCCAAGCGCCTCGCCAACCGCAGCCTGCGCCTGATCAACCCCACGCTGCGGGCGGACGAGGAGGCGAACCGCCTGTTCCTCGACATCCTGACCTCGAAGAACTCGCCCGAGACCATCCTGCGCCAGATGAACGAGGCGGGCGTGCTCGGCCGCTTCATCCCGGATTTCGGCCGCATCGTCGCGATGATGCAGTTCAACATGTACCACCACTTCACCGTGGACGAGCACCTGCTGCGCACCCTCGGCGTGCTGGCGGCGATCGATTCCGGCCGGGCCGAGGAGGAGTTCCCCCTCGTCTCGCGCCTCATCGGCACGATCCACAACCGCACCGCCCTCTACGTCGCGATCCTCCTGCACGACATCGCCAAGGGGCGTCCGGAGGACCACTCGATCGCGGGCGCGGCCATCGCCCAGAAGCTCGGGCCGCGCTTCGGCCTCTCCCAGGCCGAGACCGAGATGGTGGCCTGGCTCGTGGAGCATCACCTCCTGATGTCGATGACGGCCCAGAGCCGCGACCTCTCGGACCCGAAGACGATCGAGAAGTTCGCGAGCGTCGTGCAGACGCTGGAGCGCCTGCGCCTCCTCGCCATCCTGACGGTGGCCGACATCACGGCGGTCGGGCCCGGCGTCTGGACCGCCTGGAAGGGCACGCTGATCCGCACCCTCTACGACGAGACCGAGGTGGTGCTCTCGGGCGGTCACTCGGAGATCGCGCGCACGGACCGGGTCCGCCTGATCCAGATGGCGCTCCGCGAGCAGCTCTCGGCCTGGTCCTCGGAGGAATTCGACGCCTATGCCGCCCGCCACAACCAAGCTTACTGGCTCAAGGTCGAGGCGGTGCGCCAGTTCAAGAACGCAGGCTTCATCAAGCGCCTGACCGGGGAGGGCCGGACGGTCGCGACCGAGGTCGAGACCGATCCGGTCCGCGGCGTCACGGAACTCACCGTCTACTCGCCCGATCACCCGAGGCTCCTGGCCATCGTGACCGGCGCCTGCGCGGCGGCCGGCGGCAACATCGTGGACGCGCAGATCTTCACGACGACGGACGGCTTCGCCCTCGACTCGATCTTCGTCTCCCGCGCCTTCGAGCGGGACGAGGACGAGTTGCGCCGCGCCAAGCGCATCACCGCGGCGATCGAGCGGGCGCTCAAGGGCGAGATCAAGATCGCCGAGCTCGTGGCCGACAAGCACCCCCCGACGAGCACCCGCGCCAAGACCTTCCCGGTGCCGCCGGACGTGTTCATCGACAACGCCCTGTCGAGCCGCGAGACGGTGGTCGAGATCACCGGCCTCGACCGGCCGGGCCTGCTCTACGAGCTGACGACGGCCCTCAGCCGCCTCTCCCTCAACATCACCTCGGCGCACGTGGCGACCTTCGGCGAGCGGGCGGTCGACGTCTTCTACGTCACCGACCTCACCGGCACCCGGGTCATCCAGCCGGACCGGCAGGCCGCGATCCGCAGCGCCGTGATGGAGGTGTTCGCGGGCGACGTGGCGGCCCTCAAGGCGGAGGGCCTGGAGGCGCTCGTCGCGGCGCCGCCGCCGCGGGAGGCCTGA
- a CDS encoding aliphatic sulfonate ABC transporter substrate-binding protein encodes MLRLDRRTFAYTLGALAIVVAALPRPSQAADVKEVRLDWATYNPVSLVLKEKGFLEEALKPQGIKVRWTQSLGSNKALEFLNGGAIDFGSSAGAAALLARINGNPIKVVYAYSRPEWTALVTRKETGITKVADLKGKRVAVTRGTDPHIFLIRALQGAGLTEKDAKLVLLQHPDGRTALDRGDVDAWAGLDPMMAAAEIENDDVLFFRDANANTWGVLDVREDFAKANPELVRTVIAAYEKARAFAIANPDALKSALVAATKLPDPVIARQIERTDLSQPNVGPVQAEAIRAAGLALQQAGVIPADTNVAAAVDGLIDPQFNPGAKP; translated from the coding sequence ATGCTGCGCCTCGACCGCAGGACTTTTGCATACACCCTCGGTGCCCTCGCCATCGTCGTCGCGGCCCTGCCCCGGCCCTCTCAGGCGGCCGACGTCAAGGAGGTCCGCCTCGACTGGGCGACCTACAACCCGGTCAGCCTGGTCCTGAAGGAGAAGGGCTTCCTGGAGGAGGCCCTGAAGCCGCAGGGCATCAAGGTGCGCTGGACGCAATCCCTCGGCTCGAACAAGGCGCTCGAATTCCTCAATGGCGGGGCCATCGATTTCGGCTCCTCCGCAGGTGCGGCGGCGCTCCTCGCGCGCATCAACGGCAACCCGATCAAGGTCGTCTACGCCTACTCGCGGCCGGAATGGACCGCGCTGGTCACCCGCAAAGAGACCGGCATCACCAAGGTCGCCGACCTCAAGGGCAAGCGCGTCGCGGTGACCCGCGGCACCGATCCGCACATCTTCCTGATCCGCGCCCTCCAGGGTGCCGGCCTCACCGAGAAGGACGCCAAGCTCGTCCTGCTGCAGCACCCGGACGGACGCACGGCGCTCGACCGCGGCGACGTCGACGCCTGGGCCGGCCTCGATCCGATGATGGCGGCGGCCGAGATCGAGAACGACGACGTGCTGTTCTTCCGCGACGCCAACGCCAACACCTGGGGCGTGCTCGACGTGCGCGAGGACTTCGCCAAGGCGAACCCGGAGCTGGTGCGCACCGTGATCGCGGCCTACGAGAAGGCCCGCGCCTTCGCGATCGCGAATCCGGACGCGCTGAAGAGCGCCCTCGTCGCGGCGACGAAGCTGCCCGACCCGGTGATCGCCCGTCAGATCGAGCGGACGGATCTGAGTCAGCCGAATGTCGGCCCGGTCCAGGCCGAGGCCATCCGCGCCGCCGGCCTCGCCCTGCAGCAGGCCGGAGTGATTCCGGCCGACACGAACGTCGCGGCCGCCGTCGATGGGCTGATCGACCCGCAGTTCAACCCCGGCGCGAAGCCCTGA
- a CDS encoding ABC transporter permease, protein MTAQTLASEGAAAPVSPAIGRRGASVLGHGARTLVGLALPVALALGWELAVRYGLAQGRLLPPPSRIGAALYELAASGELWTHVTATLLRVALGFAFGAVAGILVGALTGTLPFARHLLDPSLQALRAVPSLAWVPLFILWLGILETPKIALIAVGVFFPVYVGVAGAIASVDRKLVEVGRIFRLSKTALARRILLPAVLPATLVSLRTGLGLGFLFVVAAELMGASEGLGYLLVDGQQFSKPDQILAAIIAFAILGKLADATLVALTRPLIRWQDTARDSL, encoded by the coding sequence ATGACGGCTCAGACCTTGGCTTCCGAGGGCGCGGCGGCGCCCGTTTCCCCCGCGATCGGCCGCCGCGGCGCCTCGGTCCTCGGGCACGGGGCCCGCACCCTCGTCGGCCTCGCGCTGCCGGTGGCGCTGGCGCTCGGCTGGGAACTGGCGGTCCGATACGGGCTCGCGCAGGGGCGCCTGCTGCCGCCACCGAGCCGGATCGGCGCGGCCCTCTACGAGCTCGCCGCCTCGGGCGAGCTGTGGACCCACGTCACGGCGACCCTTCTGCGCGTCGCCCTCGGCTTCGCCTTCGGGGCGGTGGCGGGCATCCTGGTCGGGGCGCTGACGGGAACGCTGCCCTTCGCGCGCCACCTCCTCGACCCGAGCCTGCAGGCCCTGCGCGCCGTCCCCTCGCTCGCCTGGGTCCCCCTGTTCATCCTCTGGTTAGGGATTCTGGAAACGCCGAAGATCGCACTCATCGCGGTCGGGGTGTTCTTCCCGGTCTACGTGGGCGTCGCCGGCGCCATCGCCTCGGTCGACCGCAAGCTCGTGGAGGTGGGTCGGATCTTCCGCCTCTCGAAGACGGCGCTGGCGCGCCGCATCCTGCTGCCGGCCGTGCTGCCGGCGACCCTGGTGTCGCTGCGCACGGGCCTCGGCCTCGGCTTCCTGTTCGTGGTGGCGGCCGAGTTGATGGGCGCGTCGGAGGGCCTCGGCTACCTCCTCGTCGACGGTCAGCAATTCAGCAAGCCGGATCAGATCCTCGCCGCGATCATCGCCTTCGCGATCCTCGGCAAGCTCGCCGACGCAACGCTCGTCGCGCTCACCCGGCCGCTGATCCGCTGGCAGGACACGGCCCGTGACAGCCTCTGA
- a CDS encoding ABC transporter ATP-binding protein, whose protein sequence is MLTVADLSKTYADGTQALSNIGLDVPAGEIVALIGGSGCGKTTLLRLVAGLDRASSGQIRLDGEAITAPHPGVGLVFQESRLLPWLSVADNVGFGLAHLPAGERRARIAHALERVGLAEHARRWPRELSGGQQQRVSIARAFVANPRVLLLDEPFSALDAFTRRDLHRHLLALWDEVRPTVLIVTHDVGEAVALADRAVVMRPKPGRLDETVPLPLPRPRDPAAPQSEAAARKILAALDRSLRPAEAAPQNANWW, encoded by the coding sequence GTGCTGACCGTCGCGGATCTGTCCAAGACCTACGCCGACGGCACGCAAGCGCTCTCGAACATCGGCCTCGATGTGCCAGCCGGCGAGATCGTCGCCCTGATCGGCGGCTCGGGCTGCGGCAAGACCACGCTTCTGCGGCTCGTCGCCGGCCTCGACCGGGCGAGTTCCGGCCAGATCCGGCTCGACGGCGAGGCGATCACGGCCCCGCATCCCGGCGTCGGCCTCGTCTTCCAGGAATCGCGCCTGCTGCCCTGGCTGAGCGTCGCCGACAATGTCGGCTTCGGCCTCGCGCATCTGCCGGCCGGCGAGCGCCGGGCCCGGATCGCGCACGCGCTGGAGCGGGTGGGGCTCGCCGAGCATGCGCGGCGCTGGCCGCGGGAACTCTCGGGCGGGCAGCAGCAGCGGGTCTCGATCGCTCGCGCCTTCGTGGCGAACCCGCGGGTGCTCCTCCTCGACGAGCCCTTCTCAGCCCTCGACGCCTTCACCCGGCGCGACCTGCACCGGCACCTCCTCGCCCTGTGGGACGAGGTGCGTCCGACGGTGCTCATCGTCACCCACGATGTCGGCGAGGCGGTGGCTCTGGCCGACCGGGCCGTGGTGATGCGCCCGAAGCCCGGCCGCCTCGACGAGACGGTGCCGCTGCCCCTGCCGCGCCCGCGCGACCCGGCCGCCCCCCAGAGCGAAGCCGCCGCGCGAAAGATCCTCGCGGCCCTCGACCGCTCCCTGCGCCCGGCCGAGGCCGCCCCGCAGAACGCGAACTGGTGGTAG
- a CDS encoding OsmC family protein → MDATALRALQAPLKDQYRSTPDDAVITLKAKGSLDDTSIACKVETGRALAVAGLHPATGGSGAELCSGDMLLEALVACAGVTLKAVATALEIPLRAGTVSAEGDLDFRGTLGVDKEAPVGFRAIRLAFQLDTDAPQEKLDQLLKLTERYCVVFQTLNHRPELAVSAGKA, encoded by the coding sequence ATGGACGCCACCGCCCTGCGCGCACTCCAGGCTCCGCTGAAGGATCAATACCGCAGCACGCCCGATGACGCCGTGATCACCCTGAAGGCCAAGGGCTCCCTCGACGACACCAGCATCGCCTGCAAGGTCGAGACCGGCCGCGCGCTTGCCGTCGCGGGCCTGCACCCGGCCACCGGCGGTTCCGGTGCGGAGCTGTGCTCGGGCGACATGCTGCTCGAGGCCCTCGTCGCCTGCGCGGGCGTGACCCTGAAGGCTGTCGCGACCGCCCTGGAGATCCCGCTGCGCGCCGGCACCGTCTCGGCGGAGGGCGACCTCGATTTCCGCGGGACGCTCGGCGTCGACAAGGAGGCGCCGGTGGGCTTCCGCGCCATCCGCCTCGCCTTCCAGCTCGACACGGACGCGCCGCAGGAGAAGCTCGACCAGCTCCTCAAGCTGACGGAGCGCTACTGCGTGGTCTTCCAGACCCTGAACCACCGGCCGGAACTGGCCGTGAGCGCGGGCAAGGCCTGA
- the oxlT gene encoding oxalate/formate MFS antiporter produces MDTTTSSRRWIQLLLGLIVMMTISSPQYVWTLFVKPFQTTTGASLAAVQVTFTLVIVLQTFFSPVQGWLIDRFSPKLMIALGALLSGAGWVAASYAESLLALYATYGLLCGLGTGIVYVGIVGLMVRWFPDRRGFAVGVVAAGYGMGAMITTFPITNLMAATDFRHTLLVFGLVLGAVGLIAALGLRAPRPGEMEALPDTKVITAAGDTAPKAMLRTPLFWLMFGMMAMMSTGGLMVVANFANFAREFGVADETLIFFGVAFAALPFALTFDRVTNGLTRPFFGWVSDHIGRENTMAIAFALEACAICLLLYYRQNAYAFALLSGLVFFAWGEIFSLFPSILTDTFGTKHATTNYGFLYMAQGVGSLLGGPVAALIHDAAGNWIPVFGIAIALDLLTAVLAFFVLKPMRRSWLGASRPAEHAALAKPAMV; encoded by the coding sequence ATGGATACAACAACCTCGTCCCGCCGCTGGATACAACTTCTGCTTGGATTGATCGTCATGATGACGATCTCCAGCCCGCAATATGTCTGGACCCTGTTCGTCAAACCCTTCCAAACGACGACGGGCGCGTCGCTGGCCGCCGTCCAGGTCACCTTCACGCTGGTGATCGTGCTGCAGACCTTCTTCTCGCCGGTCCAGGGCTGGCTGATCGATCGGTTCAGCCCGAAGCTGATGATCGCGCTCGGCGCTCTTCTGAGCGGTGCCGGCTGGGTCGCCGCCTCCTATGCCGAGAGCCTGCTCGCTCTCTACGCCACCTACGGCCTCCTCTGCGGGCTCGGCACCGGCATCGTCTATGTCGGCATCGTCGGCCTGATGGTGCGCTGGTTCCCCGATCGGCGGGGCTTCGCGGTGGGCGTGGTGGCGGCCGGCTACGGCATGGGCGCGATGATCACGACCTTCCCGATCACCAACCTGATGGCGGCGACCGACTTCCGCCACACGCTGCTCGTGTTCGGCCTCGTCCTCGGGGCCGTCGGCCTCATCGCGGCGCTCGGCCTGCGCGCCCCGCGCCCCGGCGAGATGGAGGCGCTGCCGGACACGAAGGTGATCACGGCGGCCGGGGACACGGCGCCGAAGGCCATGCTGCGCACGCCGCTGTTCTGGCTGATGTTCGGCATGATGGCGATGATGTCGACGGGCGGCCTGATGGTTGTCGCGAACTTCGCCAACTTCGCCCGCGAGTTCGGCGTGGCGGACGAGACGCTGATCTTCTTCGGCGTCGCCTTCGCGGCCCTGCCCTTCGCGCTCACCTTCGACCGCGTCACGAACGGCCTGACCCGGCCCTTCTTCGGCTGGGTCTCGGACCATATCGGCCGCGAGAACACGATGGCGATCGCATTCGCCCTCGAGGCCTGCGCGATCTGCCTGCTGCTCTACTACCGGCAGAACGCCTACGCCTTCGCCCTCCTCTCGGGGCTGGTGTTCTTCGCCTGGGGTGAGATCTTCTCGCTGTTCCCCTCGATCCTCACCGACACGTTCGGGACCAAGCACGCGACCACGAATTACGGCTTCCTCTACATGGCCCAGGGCGTCGGCTCGCTGCTCGGCGGCCCGGTCGCAGCGCTGATCCACGACGCGGCAGGAAACTGGATCCCGGTCTTCGGCATCGCCATCGCTCTCGATCTGCTGACCGCGGTGCTGGCCTTCTTCGTGCTGAAGCCGATGCGGCGCTCGTGGCTCGGCGCCTCGCGGCCGGCCGAGCATGCGGCGCTCGCGAAGCCGGCGATGGTCTGA
- the mdoH gene encoding glucans biosynthesis glucosyltransferase MdoH: MSTTPLSHEDPAVEILPDMVSAAEPAPAKSGTAKSDASKPLPAELTAEVAETREAWHAGGRAPLRWRRLALALPSLATGLAIAALAFAAYGPPTGWLAGTVLVLFGLVMAWQSFVAWQYLYGLIAAVLGDRARSALERRSESVPARPTGLSRTAAVVAIHAEDAVAVFAALRVMARSLAREGGSGSDIDIFVLSDTRDGAIAAVEEHEFARIEAWRRANGPGLPQIRYRRRRENVGRKAGNIAEFCESHGHEYDYMIVLDADSLMTGQAMRRLVRLMEESPRVGLIQTVSYAAGRDTLFARIQQFAVRLYAPLALRCLETWQGPDGSYWGHNAILRIEAFADNAQLPVLPGKAPLGGEILCHDIVEGAFLRRAGWEVRLLPEMGGTWEEMPTNLVDLLGRERRWCQGNLQHMRVVPMPGLVAASRWHLLVGILSYGVLPLWIAFLAAGTLLAGRTGDLGLLAYGLTGPGAAAHALAALCVAVLALPKLLCLGHVLASAERRASFGGTASLLKSAALEQVVWVLLWPVMTLFTAGAVLSTFAGRVVRWDSQARDDRHVPWSEAFRLQADAVIVGAALALGLALAGDVWLALWMAPLAVALITSPAHSVLTSRADLGRLARARGLFLTVDDTDQAPELADLAQSRSAPLASAPAARETQARVCLATEEA; the protein is encoded by the coding sequence ATGTCCACCACACCGTTGTCGCACGAGGACCCGGCGGTCGAAATCCTGCCGGACATGGTTTCGGCGGCCGAGCCCGCGCCCGCCAAGTCGGGCACGGCCAAGTCGGACGCGTCCAAGCCGCTGCCGGCCGAACTGACGGCGGAGGTCGCGGAGACCCGGGAGGCGTGGCACGCCGGCGGCCGCGCGCCCTTGCGCTGGCGTCGCCTTGCCCTGGCGCTGCCCTCGCTGGCGACTGGGCTCGCCATCGCGGCCCTCGCATTCGCCGCCTACGGCCCGCCCACGGGCTGGCTCGCCGGGACCGTGCTGGTGCTGTTCGGCCTCGTGATGGCGTGGCAATCCTTCGTCGCGTGGCAGTATCTCTACGGCCTGATCGCGGCCGTGCTCGGCGACCGGGCGAGATCCGCCCTGGAGCGGCGCTCCGAATCCGTGCCGGCCCGCCCCACCGGCCTCAGCCGCACCGCGGCCGTCGTCGCGATTCACGCCGAGGACGCGGTCGCCGTGTTCGCGGCGTTGCGCGTCATGGCGCGCTCGCTCGCCCGCGAGGGCGGCAGCGGCTCCGACATCGACATCTTCGTCCTTTCCGACACCCGCGACGGCGCCATCGCGGCCGTGGAGGAGCACGAGTTCGCCCGCATCGAGGCGTGGCGCCGGGCGAACGGGCCTGGCCTGCCGCAGATCCGCTACCGGCGGCGGCGCGAGAATGTCGGTCGCAAGGCCGGCAACATCGCCGAGTTCTGCGAGTCCCACGGGCACGAATACGACTACATGATCGTGCTCGACGCCGACAGCCTGATGACCGGACAGGCCATGCGCCGCCTCGTGCGGTTGATGGAGGAGAGCCCCCGGGTCGGCCTCATCCAGACCGTGTCCTACGCGGCCGGCCGCGACACCCTGTTCGCCCGCATCCAGCAATTCGCCGTGCGGCTCTACGCGCCGCTGGCGCTGCGCTGCCTGGAGACCTGGCAGGGGCCGGACGGCAGCTACTGGGGCCACAACGCGATCCTGCGTATCGAGGCGTTCGCCGACAACGCGCAATTGCCCGTCCTGCCCGGCAAGGCACCGCTCGGCGGCGAGATCCTCTGCCACGACATCGTCGAGGGCGCGTTCCTGCGCCGGGCCGGCTGGGAGGTGCGCCTGCTGCCGGAGATGGGCGGCACCTGGGAGGAGATGCCGACGAACCTCGTCGACCTGCTCGGCCGCGAGCGCCGCTGGTGCCAGGGTAACCTGCAGCACATGCGCGTCGTGCCGATGCCGGGGCTCGTCGCCGCGAGCCGCTGGCACCTCCTCGTCGGCATCCTGTCCTACGGCGTGCTGCCGCTCTGGATCGCGTTCCTTGCGGCCGGCACGCTGCTGGCCGGCAGGACCGGCGATCTCGGCCTCCTCGCCTACGGGTTGACCGGACCGGGCGCGGCCGCCCACGCGCTCGCCGCCCTCTGCGTCGCGGTGCTGGCGCTGCCGAAGCTCCTGTGCCTCGGCCACGTGCTGGCCTCGGCCGAACGGCGCGCGTCCTTCGGCGGCACGGCCTCGCTCCTCAAGAGCGCGGCCCTGGAGCAGGTGGTCTGGGTGCTGCTCTGGCCGGTGATGACCCTGTTCACCGCGGGCGCCGTGCTCTCAACCTTCGCCGGCCGCGTGGTGCGCTGGGATTCCCAGGCGCGCGACGACCGCCACGTGCCGTGGTCGGAGGCCTTCCGTCTGCAGGCCGACGCGGTAATCGTCGGCGCCGCGCTCGCCCTCGGCCTCGCGCTGGCGGGTGATGTCTGGCTCGCCCTCTGGATGGCGCCGCTCGCCGTTGCGCTGATCACGAGCCCGGCCCACAGCGTGCTGACGAGCCGGGCCGATCTCGGCCGCCTCGCCCGGGCGCGCGGTCTGTTCCTGACCGTCGACGACACCGATCAGGCCCCGGAACTCGCCGACCTCGCTCAGAGCCGCTCCGCGCCGCTGGCGTCGGCTCCGGCCGCGCGGGAAACGCAGGCCCGCGTCTGCCTCGCCACCGAGGAAGCTTGA